The Arachis hypogaea cultivar Tifrunner chromosome 16, arahy.Tifrunner.gnm2.J5K5, whole genome shotgun sequence genome contains a region encoding:
- the LOC112758743 gene encoding glutathione gamma-glutamylcysteinyltransferase 1 isoform X2 has translation MEGFYRLVSYFQTQSEPAYCGLASLSMVLNALAIDPGRKWKGPWRWFDESMLDCCEPLEKVKAKGISFGKLVCLAHCAGAKVEAFHASQSSIDAFREYVMNCSASDECHVISSYHRAALKQTGTGHFSPIGGYHAGKDMALILDVARFKYPPHWVPLSLLWEGMNYVDESTGQTRGFMLISRPHREPGMLYTLSCKHESWISIAKFLMDDVPLLLKSEDVKDIQMVLSIIVTSLPSKFEEFIKWVAEIRRREDGGPSLSPEEKARLGVKEEVLKQVQETGLFKHVIRFMSTSCSIHSPTSGDGDTLPDIAANVCCQGAEILGGKISSSAEYCCHETCLKCCKAEDEKPVTMVCGTVVNGNSEQGVDVLIPSARKSCCTCSSLSNSIRMHPASTDVLTVLLLSLPSTTWSDIKDERLLREINSLVSVENLPTLLQEEVLHLRRQLHLLKKCQEDKVDEDLHAPFS, from the exons ATGGAAGGCTTCTACAGGTTGGTCTCTTATTTCCAGACCCAATCGGAACCCGCCTACTGCGGCCTCGCAAGCTTATCCATGGTCTTAAATGCTCTTGCCATTGATCCTGGTCGCAAATGGAAAG GACCTTGGAGATGGTTTGATGAATCTATGTTGGACTGTTGTGAGCCTCTTGAAAAGGTCAAAGCTAAAGGCATCTCCTTTGGGAAGCTCGTGTGCTTGGCTCATTGTGCTGGAGCAAAAGTTGAAGCCTTTCATGCTAGCCAGAGCAGCATCGATGCTTTCCGTGAATATGTCATGAATTGTTCAGCTTCTGATGAGTGTCATGTCATCTCTTCGTACCACAGGGCTGCTCTCAAACAA ACTGGAACTGGTCATTTTTCACCTATTGGAGGCTATCATGCTGGGAAGGACATGGCGCTTATTTTGGATGTTGCACGATTTAAGTATCCCCCTCATTGGGTTCCACTTTCGCTTCTCTGGGAAGGCATGAACTATGTTGACGAATCCACTGGACAAACTAGGGG GTTCATGCTTATATCAAGACCACATAGGGAACCTGGCATGCTTTATACTCTG AGCTGCAAACATGAGAGTTGGATTAGTATTGCGAAATTCCTAATGGATGATGTTCCTCTTCTATTAAAATCAGAGGATGTGAAAGACATTCAAATGGTTCTTTCAATAATAGTCACATCACTTCCATCTAAATTTGAGGAATTTATCAAATGGGTTGCGGAGATCAGGAGGCGAGAAGATGGTGGTCCAAGTTTAAGCCCAGAGGAGAAAGCAAGGCTTGGTGTTAAG GAAGAGGTATTGAAACAAGTGCAGGAGACAGGGCTTTTCAAACATGTGATTCGCTTTATGTCAACTTCTTGCAGCATACATTCACCCACTTCAGGTGATGGAGACACCTTACCTGACATTGCTGCAAATGTTTGTTGCCAAGGAGCAGAAATTTTAGGTGGGAAAATTAGCTCATCGGCGGAGTATTGCTGTCATGAAACATGCTTGAAATGCTGTAAAGCTGAAGATGAAAAACCAGTAACAATGGTTTGTGGGACTGTGGTAAATGGCAACAGTGAGCAAGGGGTTGATGTGCTGATTCCTTCTGCTAGAAAATCATGTTGCACTTGCTCTAGCCTAAGTAATTCCATTAGGATGCACCCAGCTAGCACAGATGTGCTAACTGTGCTTTTACTGTCCTTACCATCTACGACATGGTCTGATATCAAAGATGAGCGGCTCTTGAGGGAAATAAATAGCCTGGTTTCAGTTGAAAATCTTCCTACTTTGCTTCAAGAAGAG GTTCTGCACTTAAGACGTCAGCTACATCTTCTGAAGAAATGTCAAGAGGATAAGGTAGATGAGGATCTCCATGCGCCTTTCTCTTAG
- the LOC112758743 gene encoding glutathione gamma-glutamylcysteinyltransferase 1 isoform X1 yields the protein MATAGLYRRFLSCPPAVEFASSPGKQLFLEAIQNGTMEGFYRLVSYFQTQSEPAYCGLASLSMVLNALAIDPGRKWKGPWRWFDESMLDCCEPLEKVKAKGISFGKLVCLAHCAGAKVEAFHASQSSIDAFREYVMNCSASDECHVISSYHRAALKQTGTGHFSPIGGYHAGKDMALILDVARFKYPPHWVPLSLLWEGMNYVDESTGQTRGFMLISRPHREPGMLYTLSCKHESWISIAKFLMDDVPLLLKSEDVKDIQMVLSIIVTSLPSKFEEFIKWVAEIRRREDGGPSLSPEEKARLGVKEEVLKQVQETGLFKHVIRFMSTSCSIHSPTSGDGDTLPDIAANVCCQGAEILGGKISSSAEYCCHETCLKCCKAEDEKPVTMVCGTVVNGNSEQGVDVLIPSARKSCCTCSSLSNSIRMHPASTDVLTVLLLSLPSTTWSDIKDERLLREINSLVSVENLPTLLQEEVLHLRRQLHLLKKCQEDKVDEDLHAPFS from the exons ATGGCGACGGCGGGGTTGTATCGGCGGTTTCTTTCGTGCCCCCCCGCCGTGGAATTCGCTTCCTCTCCAGGCAAG CAACTGTTTCTTGAAGCTATTCAGAACGGAACCATGGAAGGCTTCTACAGGTTGGTCTCTTATTTCCAGACCCAATCGGAACCCGCCTACTGCGGCCTCGCAAGCTTATCCATGGTCTTAAATGCTCTTGCCATTGATCCTGGTCGCAAATGGAAAG GACCTTGGAGATGGTTTGATGAATCTATGTTGGACTGTTGTGAGCCTCTTGAAAAGGTCAAAGCTAAAGGCATCTCCTTTGGGAAGCTCGTGTGCTTGGCTCATTGTGCTGGAGCAAAAGTTGAAGCCTTTCATGCTAGCCAGAGCAGCATCGATGCTTTCCGTGAATATGTCATGAATTGTTCAGCTTCTGATGAGTGTCATGTCATCTCTTCGTACCACAGGGCTGCTCTCAAACAA ACTGGAACTGGTCATTTTTCACCTATTGGAGGCTATCATGCTGGGAAGGACATGGCGCTTATTTTGGATGTTGCACGATTTAAGTATCCCCCTCATTGGGTTCCACTTTCGCTTCTCTGGGAAGGCATGAACTATGTTGACGAATCCACTGGACAAACTAGGGG GTTCATGCTTATATCAAGACCACATAGGGAACCTGGCATGCTTTATACTCTG AGCTGCAAACATGAGAGTTGGATTAGTATTGCGAAATTCCTAATGGATGATGTTCCTCTTCTATTAAAATCAGAGGATGTGAAAGACATTCAAATGGTTCTTTCAATAATAGTCACATCACTTCCATCTAAATTTGAGGAATTTATCAAATGGGTTGCGGAGATCAGGAGGCGAGAAGATGGTGGTCCAAGTTTAAGCCCAGAGGAGAAAGCAAGGCTTGGTGTTAAG GAAGAGGTATTGAAACAAGTGCAGGAGACAGGGCTTTTCAAACATGTGATTCGCTTTATGTCAACTTCTTGCAGCATACATTCACCCACTTCAGGTGATGGAGACACCTTACCTGACATTGCTGCAAATGTTTGTTGCCAAGGAGCAGAAATTTTAGGTGGGAAAATTAGCTCATCGGCGGAGTATTGCTGTCATGAAACATGCTTGAAATGCTGTAAAGCTGAAGATGAAAAACCAGTAACAATGGTTTGTGGGACTGTGGTAAATGGCAACAGTGAGCAAGGGGTTGATGTGCTGATTCCTTCTGCTAGAAAATCATGTTGCACTTGCTCTAGCCTAAGTAATTCCATTAGGATGCACCCAGCTAGCACAGATGTGCTAACTGTGCTTTTACTGTCCTTACCATCTACGACATGGTCTGATATCAAAGATGAGCGGCTCTTGAGGGAAATAAATAGCCTGGTTTCAGTTGAAAATCTTCCTACTTTGCTTCAAGAAGAG GTTCTGCACTTAAGACGTCAGCTACATCTTCTGAAGAAATGTCAAGAGGATAAGGTAGATGAGGATCTCCATGCGCCTTTCTCTTAG
- the LOC112756911 gene encoding glycolipid transfer protein 1-like: MVEGQIFRVPLEELANVKSKEGKILTKPFLNVCKSVLPVLDMLGGAFSFVKSDVGGNILRLESRYESNPCEYKLLYRVVEKEIEDKTHKSSSSCTNALLWLTRGMDYSVKMFSNLEEHKNWSMQEACNDSYNKTLKSWHGWLAIKTFHVAMKLLPDREKFMQVLCCGGEFGPEMKKFCTDFSSVLEENHKFLASIGMDNLKA, encoded by the exons ATGGTGGAAGGACAGATATTTCGGGTGCCTTTGGAGGAATTGGCTAATGTTAAATCTAAAGAGGGAAAGATACTCACTAAACCCTTCTTGAATGTATGCAAGAGTGTCTTACCGGttttag ACATGTTAGGGGGAGCATTTTCATTTGTAAAATCTGATGTTGGTGGTAACATATTG AGATTGGAGTCTAGGTATGAGTCCAACCCTTGTGAATACAAACTTCTATACAGAGTAGTGGAGAAAGAAATTGAAGATAAAACACACAAGTCTTCATCAAGCTGCACTAATGCCCTACTATGGTTGACAAG GGGAATGGATTACAGTGTAAAAATGTTCAGCAACTTAGAGGAACATAAGAATTGGAGCATGCAAGAAGCTTGCAATGATTCATACAACAAGACACTCAAAAGCTGGCATGGCTGGTTAGCTATTAAGACTTTCCAT GTTGCAATGAAGCTTCTTCCAGATAGAGAAAAATTTATGCAAGTGCTTTGTTGCGGAGGAGAATTTGGACCTGAAATGAAAAAATTTTGTACCGATTTCTCTTCAGTGCTTGAAGAGAATCACAAATTTCTG GCTAGTATTGGAATGGATAATTTAAAAGCTTAA